From Phragmites australis chromosome 5, lpPhrAust1.1, whole genome shotgun sequence, a single genomic window includes:
- the LOC133918101 gene encoding uncharacterized protein LOC133918101, which translates to MDEFSLISDHSVLLQGRGMFSAGTEASTFSADRYLGLGNSSSGGYTVRTQDERKNKGKDVFDCDWLELGGFDDFETNLRNFDPTFEIGSNYFEDPHIWSSICSPEAQLVPSSYFDNIDFSIDRNESMADHILQSSVSVPDATSAKHSFIHQINMKNPTNTQQQSRNEVRDTPLNCEAHASSSSGEIEQFSHHSDAELFCPLDDIASANQIGGCEELEAILCSNREMRVPTASSTMCNDGTVPSSTFSGPDLVAAHIPRSKKKPHVLFHGTPDMILEGMAENPLDMYFPLLSAYEQPEMLMSDTAAQTYQFPGSDVQNCAGSQFCSKEMTSAELHEQPSSTLILEAVPVKDLGFQKLQEGMNQMDVATKGRIRDALYRLANGVEQKHCVASTSGAVGSSGSKRFKSSRWTETQTNPVDQSVAQLLLQKPLYQKTALPHRVA; encoded by the exons ATGGATGAGTTTTCTCTGATCAGTGACCACAGTGTGCTACTTCAAGGCCGTGGCATGTTCTCTGCAGGCACAGAGGCTAGCACGTTCTCTGCTGATAGATACCTTGGTCTGGGCAATTCTTCATCAGGAGGCTATACAGTCCGAACACAAGATGAACGCAAGAACAAGGGAAAAGATGTGTTTGACTGTGACTGGCTTGAGCTGGGTGGCTTCGATGATTTCGAAACAAACCTCAG aaatttCGATCCCACGTTTGAGATAGGGAGCAATTACTTTGAGGATCCACATATATGGTCTTCAATTTGCTCACCAGAAGCTCAACTTGTACCGAGCAGCTATTTTGACAATATCGATTTCTCGATTGATCGAAATGAGAGCATGGCTGATCATATATTACAGTCATCAGTTTCAGTTCCTGATGCTACTAGTGCTAAacattcattcattcatcag ATCAATATGAAAAATCCGACCAACACACAGCAACAATCCAGGAATGAAGTGAGGGATACACCTTTGAACTGTGAGGCACATGCCAGTTCTTCTTCCGGGGAAATCGAGCAATTCTCACACCATTCAGATGCTGAACTTTTCTGCCCCTTAGACGATATTGCAAGCGCGAACCAAATCGGTGGCTGCGAGGAGCTAGAGGCTATTCTTTGCTCGAATCGGGAAATGCGAGTCCCAACGGCATCTAGCACCATGTGCAATGATGGAACGGTACCTTCATCTACTTTCTCAGGGCCAGATCTTGTTGCTGCTCATATTCCTCGCTCTAAGAAGAAGCCGCATGTTCTGTTTCATGGGACTCCAGATATGATCCTCGAGGGAATGGCTGAAAATCCACTGGATATGTACTTTCCTCTACTGTCAGCATATGAACAGCCTGAAATGCTTATGAGTGACACAGCAGCACAAACCTATCAGTTTCCAGGCAGCGATGTTCAGAACTGTGCAGGCTCGCAGTTTTGTTCGAAGGAGATGACTTCTGCAGAGTTACATGAGCAGCCTAGCTCAACATTGATCCTGGAAGCGGTGCCAGTAAAGGATCTTGGCTTCCAGAAGCTTCAGGAAGGCATGAATCAG ATGGATGTTGCAACCAAAGGACGCATAAGGGATGCCTTATACCGGTTGGCCAACGGTGTCGAACAAAAGCATTGTGTCGCTAGTACAAGTGGAGCAGTGGGATCATCAGGTTCAAAGAG GTTCAAATCAAGCAGATGGACCGAGACGCAGACGAACCCCGTGGATCAGTCAGTAGCGCAGCTGCTTCTGCAGAAACCGTTGTACCAAAAGACTGCCTTGCCGCACCGTGTGGCATAG